In one Lolium rigidum isolate FL_2022 chromosome 3, APGP_CSIRO_Lrig_0.1, whole genome shotgun sequence genomic region, the following are encoded:
- the LOC124701747 gene encoding uncharacterized protein LOC124701747 translates to MWSFASNAIAGSIKKKAQPPNPDCSDDDVSSCASREEGLECPICCESFNIVENIPYVLWCGHTMCKNCILGLQWAVVKFPTLPVQLPLFISCPWCNLLSFRLVYKGNLKFPRKNYFLLWMVESMNGERAKFHSSGHEGHHSSGPCNGGTSSSQHHRRTSTARAEISSARDRINVGNTSNTDNFNVSLSLHKLIVCFLQLTAKFPLVIMFLLIVLYAVPASAAVLLLYFLITFLFALPSALILYFAYPTLDWLVREIFT, encoded by the coding sequence ATGTGGAGTTTTGCATCAAATGCCATAGCTGGAAGTATAAAGAAAAAGGCACAGCCACCCAATCCTGATTGCTCTGATGACGATGTTTCTTCATGTGCAAGTAGAGAGGAAGGCCTTGAATGTCCAATATGCTGCGAATCATTCAACATTGTGGAGAACATTCCATATGTCTTGTGGTGTGGTCACACGATGTGCAAGAACTGTATCCTAGGTCTTCAATGGGCTGTTGTCAAGTTCCCAACCCTTCCTGTCCAGCTGCCTCTCTTCATCTCATGTCCTTGGTGCAATCTATTATCTTTCCGGCTGGTGTACAAGGGCAACCTCAAGTTCCCGCGCAAGAACTACTTCCTGCTGTGGATGGTTGAGAGCATGAACGGTGAGCGAGCAAAGTTCCATTCGTCTGGTCACGAAGGGCACCACTCGTCAGGTCCTTGCAATGGTGGCACGAGTTCAAGTCAACACCACCGAAGAACCTCTACGGCACGAGCGGAGATCTCTTCTGCCAGAGACAGAATTAACGTTGGCAACACTTCCAATACTGACAACTTCAACGtgtccctctccctccacaagctTATTGTGTGCTTCCTACAGCTGACAGCCAAGTTCCCACTCGTGATAATGTTCCTTCTCATAGTTCTCTACGCGGTCCCTGCCAGTGCTGCAGTTCTGCTCCTGTATTTTCTTATCACGTTTTTGTTTGCGCTGCCATCAGCTTTGATCCTCTACTTTGCTTATCCCACATTGGATTGGCTTGTGAGAGAGATATTCACTTAA